One genomic region from Streptomyces sp. NBC_01304 encodes:
- a CDS encoding ABC transporter ATP-binding protein, with protein MTTAADTHGRAPALEVTGLAKSFGAVSALDGVDLVVEPGSVHCVLGENGAGKSTLCHVIGGSLTADTGTLRLYGQPYAPRRPADALAAGIAMVHQHFSLVPTLTVGENLRLLRLRDLPRRIARVRAEYGLELDLDARIGDLPVGVRQRVEIVKALLHAPRLLLLDEPTGVLDPAGTDALLATCRRIAEAGHAVVLVTHKLGEVARAGDAATVLRGGRVAGAGPLSELPPERLVPLMIGRPAASLDASLAGSIGLTPVNSKGTGGSCSSPAETDAGHPDSGLALRLRDLTVRRADGTYALDRVSLDVARGEIVGIAGVDGNGQSELMAVLGGSLAPDGGSVEVGGTDLTHATPAARTRAGLGVVPEDRHHEGCVPQLSVAENLFLGRLDRFRRYGVFLDRRAMRRAAELVIAEHRIRADGPGAPMASLSGGNQQKAVLARELALDPLVCLAAAQPTRGLDVGAVDAVHGRVREAAAAGSGALVVSAELDELLGLCDRIAVAYRGRLLGSVEAGACGARERIGRLMLGAEAAGADLPEPDSRTSAVSA; from the coding sequence ATGACCACGGCCGCCGACACTCATGGGCGGGCCCCCGCCCTCGAAGTCACCGGGCTCGCCAAGTCCTTCGGCGCGGTCAGCGCGCTGGACGGGGTGGACCTCGTCGTCGAACCCGGCAGTGTGCACTGCGTCCTCGGCGAGAACGGGGCGGGCAAGTCCACGCTCTGCCATGTGATCGGCGGCTCGCTCACCGCGGACACCGGGACGCTGCGGCTGTACGGGCAGCCGTACGCACCACGGCGTCCCGCCGACGCGCTGGCCGCCGGAATCGCCATGGTGCACCAGCACTTCAGCCTCGTGCCGACGCTGACCGTCGGCGAGAATCTGCGGCTGCTGCGGCTGCGGGACCTGCCACGGCGGATCGCGCGGGTACGTGCCGAGTACGGCCTCGAACTGGACCTGGACGCCCGGATCGGGGACCTGCCGGTCGGGGTGCGGCAGCGGGTCGAGATCGTGAAGGCGCTGCTGCACGCACCTCGGCTGCTGCTGCTCGACGAGCCCACCGGAGTGCTCGACCCGGCCGGGACCGATGCGCTCCTTGCCACCTGTCGGCGCATCGCGGAGGCCGGGCACGCGGTGGTCCTCGTGACGCACAAGCTGGGCGAGGTGGCCCGCGCGGGGGACGCGGCGACCGTGCTGCGGGGCGGGCGGGTGGCGGGTGCGGGGCCGTTGTCCGAGCTGCCGCCCGAGCGCCTGGTCCCGTTGATGATCGGCCGGCCCGCGGCTTCCCTGGATGCTTCGCTCGCGGGGTCGATCGGCCTGACTCCCGTCAACTCCAAGGGAACTGGCGGCAGTTGCAGCTCGCCTGCCGAGACGGACGCAGGCCACCCCGACAGCGGCCTCGCGCTGCGCCTGCGCGACCTCACCGTGCGCCGCGCCGACGGGACGTACGCGCTCGACCGGGTCTCGCTCGACGTCGCGCGCGGCGAGATCGTCGGCATCGCCGGGGTCGACGGCAACGGGCAGAGCGAACTCATGGCCGTGCTCGGCGGATCCCTCGCCCCGGACGGCGGGAGCGTGGAAGTGGGCGGTACGGATCTCACGCACGCCACGCCCGCGGCACGGACCCGCGCCGGGCTCGGGGTGGTCCCCGAGGACCGGCATCACGAGGGCTGCGTACCGCAGTTGTCGGTCGCGGAGAACCTCTTCCTCGGGCGGCTCGACCGGTTTCGCCGGTACGGGGTGTTCCTGGACCGGCGGGCGATGCGGAGGGCCGCCGAGCTCGTGATCGCCGAGCATCGGATTCGGGCGGACGGGCCGGGCGCACCCATGGCCTCGCTGTCCGGCGGCAACCAGCAGAAGGCCGTACTGGCAAGGGAGTTGGCCCTGGATCCCTTGGTCTGCCTCGCCGCCGCGCAGCCCACCCGGGGCCTCGACGTCGGCGCGGTGGACGCGGTCCACGGGCGCGTTCGTGAGGCGGCTGCCGCCGGGTCGGGAGCGCTGGTGGTCTCTGCCGAGTTGGACGAGTTGCTGGGTCTGTGCGATCGCATCGCGGTGGCTTATCGGGGGAGGTTGCTCGGCTCCGTCGAGGCGGGTGCCTGCGGCGCGCGGGAGCGGATCGGGCGCCTGATGCTAGGCGCGGAAGCGGCGGGGGCCGACTTGCCGGAGCCTGACTCGCGGACCTCGGCCGTGTCGGCGTAA
- a CDS encoding ABC transporter permease, translated as MPAPPLRHPLPIAVLAGLLAAAIGMALVIAAGADPVAAWAALEEGMFGSPYALGSSLNSAAVLALIATGFTVAHRAGLVNVGGEGQLCAGGIAAAATGLALPAGIPTVIGVPVTLAAGFLAGALWAGIAAWLKTARGTSEVITTLLLNFIGTGLVSVAVHEAALLRQPVTSSETLPQSAPLPVGAQLPLIGGVESPATAVVVIAAVAVVVTGVVLRHTPVGLRLKSVGHSPAASARLGLPVARLETGGLTFAGGLAGVAGAALVATAPYVLAEHFSSGYGFSGLVVGLLARGSLTAVAATSLLFGFLTSGGINLQLAAEVPASSVQIVQSLLVLFIAAAMLWSNHAGNKHPGGNHTGSHTDSHTGSDPTRSTS; from the coding sequence ATGCCCGCCCCACCCCTACGTCACCCCCTCCCCATAGCCGTCCTCGCCGGGCTGCTCGCCGCGGCCATCGGCATGGCGCTCGTCATCGCCGCCGGAGCCGACCCCGTCGCCGCCTGGGCCGCTCTGGAAGAGGGGATGTTCGGGTCGCCGTACGCGCTCGGCAGTTCCCTCAACTCCGCCGCGGTCCTCGCCCTCATCGCCACCGGCTTCACCGTCGCGCACCGCGCGGGACTGGTGAACGTGGGCGGCGAGGGGCAGCTCTGCGCGGGCGGCATCGCGGCCGCGGCCACCGGGCTCGCCCTGCCCGCAGGCATCCCCACGGTGATCGGCGTCCCGGTCACGCTCGCCGCGGGCTTCCTCGCCGGTGCGCTGTGGGCCGGGATCGCCGCCTGGCTGAAGACGGCGCGCGGCACCAGCGAGGTGATCACGACGCTGCTCCTCAACTTCATCGGCACCGGGCTCGTCTCGGTGGCCGTGCACGAGGCGGCCCTGCTGCGCCAGCCGGTGACGTCGTCGGAAACACTCCCCCAGTCCGCGCCCCTCCCGGTCGGCGCCCAACTGCCGCTCATCGGCGGGGTCGAGTCGCCCGCGACGGCCGTCGTCGTGATCGCGGCGGTGGCGGTCGTGGTCACCGGCGTCGTGCTGCGGCACACTCCCGTGGGCCTGCGCCTGAAGTCGGTCGGGCACTCCCCCGCCGCCTCGGCCCGGCTCGGTCTGCCCGTCGCCCGCCTGGAGACGGGCGGCCTCACCTTCGCGGGCGGCCTCGCCGGGGTGGCGGGCGCGGCGCTGGTCGCGACGGCGCCGTACGTCCTCGCCGAGCACTTCTCTTCTGGCTACGGCTTCTCCGGACTGGTCGTCGGCCTGCTCGCGCGTGGCTCGCTGACCGCCGTCGCCGCGACCTCGCTGCTCTTCGGCTTCCTCACCAGCGGCGGCATCAACCTCCAGCTGGCGGCGGAGGTCCCGGCGTCCTCCGTACAGATCGTGCAGAGCCTGCTGGTGCTGTTCATCGCGGCCGCCATGCTCTGGAGCAACCACGCAGGCAACAAGCACCCGGGCGGCAACCACACCGGCAGCCACACCGACAGCCACACCGGCAGCGACCCCACCCGGAGCACCTCATGA
- a CDS encoding ABC transporter permease, with protein sequence MSAVVDELASGGVRLAVPLLLASSGELLSERAGVLNLSVEGMMLTGAFAGAGGALASGSAAVGALTALAAGLLFAALQALLSVTLRADQIVTGITANALALGATTYGARLLFGDGKADSVPGFDPLPVPGLHRIPVLGPALFEQTALGYAAFAIAAALAFGLSRRTQWGLVIDAVGEDATTADRCGRPVQAVRYAVVLVTGAVSGLAGAQLALSEVHAFSDNITGGIGYLAVVAVIAGRWRAWPTVAACLFFGVAQSLQFAAPALGLHVSAPLLTTLPYVFALLAVSGLVGRSRAPSGLTVPFVRGT encoded by the coding sequence ATGAGCGCCGTCGTCGACGAACTGGCCTCGGGCGGCGTCCGCCTGGCCGTCCCTCTCCTGCTCGCCTCCAGCGGTGAACTGCTCAGCGAACGCGCGGGAGTTCTCAACCTCTCCGTCGAAGGCATGATGCTGACCGGCGCCTTCGCGGGCGCCGGCGGAGCCCTCGCCTCCGGCAGCGCGGCCGTCGGCGCGCTCACCGCGCTGGCTGCCGGGCTCCTGTTCGCCGCGCTGCAGGCCCTGCTCTCCGTCACCCTGCGGGCCGACCAGATCGTCACGGGCATCACCGCCAACGCGCTGGCCCTGGGCGCAACGACGTACGGCGCGCGGCTGCTCTTCGGCGACGGCAAGGCCGACTCCGTGCCCGGCTTCGACCCGCTGCCCGTCCCCGGCCTGCACCGCATCCCGGTCCTCGGCCCGGCCCTCTTCGAGCAGACCGCACTCGGCTATGCCGCCTTCGCGATCGCGGCCGCGCTCGCCTTTGGACTGAGCAGGCGTACGCAGTGGGGCCTGGTCATCGACGCGGTCGGCGAGGACGCCACCACCGCGGACCGCTGCGGAAGGCCCGTCCAGGCGGTGCGCTACGCCGTCGTCCTCGTCACCGGTGCCGTCTCCGGGCTCGCGGGCGCCCAGCTCGCGCTGTCCGAGGTGCACGCGTTCAGCGACAACATCACCGGCGGCATCGGCTATCTCGCGGTGGTCGCGGTGATCGCAGGGCGGTGGCGCGCCTGGCCGACCGTCGCGGCCTGCCTCTTCTTCGGCGTCGCACAGTCCCTGCAGTTCGCGGCCCCCGCCCTCGGTCTGCACGTCTCGGCGCCACTGCTCACCACGCTGCCGTACGTGTTCGCGCTGCTCGCCGTCAGCGGTCTGGTCGGCCGCAGCCGGGCCCCGTCGGGGCTCACCGTGCCGTTCGTACGCGGCACATGA
- a CDS encoding ornithine cyclodeaminase family protein yields MPQTLILTRSDVLGLLADATGEVESAVQRAHRDLALGRAVLPAPPAMALPGSDGTFLAMASASAPAGLAAVKLLADLPGNRERGLPVQRSSVLVTSTETGAPEALLDGGALTRVRTAAATAVATRALARADARTLGLIGTGPLAHAHAHALLPARAYERIVLWGRTPSRSQELATTLTSELGLEAKVLDSPRAVTEAADVLCTLTPSREPLVRGAWFLDGQHINAVGAPPRPDHREIDTAGVVRSRIVVDAFDTARAKSGEVLIPLAEGALGEDDFRCELGQVLAGLAPGRTSDAEITLFDSVGVGLQDLATARLLIDLARERDVGTLIDLGA; encoded by the coding sequence ATGCCCCAGACCCTGATCCTGACCCGCTCCGACGTCCTCGGGCTGCTCGCCGACGCCACCGGGGAAGTCGAGTCCGCGGTGCAGCGGGCCCACCGGGACCTGGCGCTCGGCCGTGCCGTCCTGCCCGCCCCGCCGGCGATGGCCCTGCCCGGCTCGGACGGGACCTTCCTGGCGATGGCCTCGGCCTCGGCCCCGGCCGGCCTGGCCGCGGTGAAACTCCTGGCCGACCTGCCCGGCAACCGGGAGCGGGGCCTGCCCGTGCAGCGCTCGTCCGTCCTGGTGACCTCGACGGAGACCGGCGCCCCCGAGGCGCTGCTCGACGGCGGCGCGCTCACCCGGGTGCGGACCGCCGCGGCCACCGCGGTCGCCACCCGCGCCCTGGCCCGCGCGGACGCCCGCACCCTCGGCCTCATCGGCACCGGCCCGCTGGCCCACGCCCATGCCCACGCGCTGCTGCCGGCCCGCGCCTACGAGCGGATCGTGCTATGGGGACGTACGCCGTCCAGGAGCCAGGAACTCGCCACCACGCTGACCTCCGAACTCGGCCTGGAGGCAAAGGTGTTGGACTCCCCCCGGGCCGTCACGGAGGCGGCCGACGTCCTGTGCACACTCACCCCGTCCCGCGAACCCCTCGTACGTGGCGCCTGGTTCCTCGACGGCCAGCACATCAACGCGGTCGGCGCCCCGCCCCGCCCCGACCACCGGGAGATCGACACCGCAGGGGTCGTACGCTCCCGGATCGTCGTGGACGCCTTCGACACGGCGCGGGCGAAGTCCGGCGAGGTACTGATCCCGCTCGCCGAGGGCGCCCTCGGCGAGGACGACTTCCGCTGCGAGCTCGGCCAGGTCCTGGCCGGACTCGCGCCCGGCCGGACCTCCGACGCCGAGATCACCCTGTTCGACTCCGTGGGCGTGGGCCTCCAGGACCTGGCCACGGCCCGCCTCCTGATCGACCTCGCCCGGGAACGGGACGTGGGCACCCTCATCGACCTCGGCGCCTGA
- a CDS encoding NADPH-dependent F420 reductase: MKIGIIGTGGMASAFAAQWLAAGHEVRIGGRDLAAAKTLVAGLDADHGGTAAHGGIPDAVEFGEAVLLAVPHDAAPAILAALPEPALRGRTLIDPTNPVVEGFTLATAGGPSAAQRIAAAAPTAHVVKAFNLCHEGVWRLTPPVFDGRPLGVPLAGDDEAALIRVRELVRDLGCEPYAAGGLERAGLLEATAAVLIGLWVGEGVDAQAIAPPLTHAAG; encoded by the coding sequence ATGAAGATCGGCATCATCGGCACGGGCGGCATGGCCTCGGCCTTCGCCGCCCAATGGCTCGCAGCAGGCCACGAAGTACGCATCGGTGGCCGCGACTTGGCGGCGGCCAAGACCCTCGTCGCCGGGCTCGATGCGGACCACGGCGGCACAGCGGCCCACGGCGGCATCCCGGACGCCGTCGAGTTCGGCGAGGCGGTCCTCCTGGCCGTCCCGCACGACGCGGCGCCCGCGATACTCGCCGCGCTGCCCGAACCGGCCCTGCGCGGACGCACGTTGATCGACCCGACCAACCCCGTGGTCGAGGGCTTCACGCTCGCCACCGCCGGCGGCCCCTCCGCGGCGCAGCGCATCGCGGCCGCCGCCCCGACGGCCCATGTGGTCAAGGCGTTCAACCTCTGCCACGAGGGCGTCTGGCGCCTGACCCCGCCGGTCTTCGACGGCCGCCCGCTCGGAGTCCCGCTCGCCGGAGACGACGAGGCCGCCCTCATCCGCGTACGAGAACTGGTGCGGGACCTCGGCTGCGAGCCGTACGCGGCGGGCGGGTTGGAGCGGGCGGGTCTGCTGGAGGCCACAGCGGCGGTGCTGATCGGGCTGTGGGTGGGGGAGGGGGTCGATGCGCAGGCGATCGCGCCGCCGCTGACGCATGCGGCGGGTTGA
- a CDS encoding winged helix-turn-helix transcriptional regulator yields MWYVTTDPAPDRFLADCRARLAFDLLANTWNAVALWALRHGPRRPGELREHIGGISPKVLTETLRRLEFNGLVTRRAYAEAPPRVEYELTALGRTLLGPIESFGAWGFAYGDEVMAAQDRAERQRAEQAP; encoded by the coding sequence ATTTGGTACGTGACGACCGACCCCGCACCCGACCGCTTCCTCGCCGACTGCCGCGCACGTCTGGCCTTCGACCTGCTCGCCAACACCTGGAACGCCGTGGCTCTTTGGGCCCTGCGCCACGGCCCCCGGCGTCCGGGCGAGCTGCGGGAGCACATCGGCGGGATCAGCCCGAAGGTGCTCACCGAGACGCTGCGCAGGCTGGAGTTCAACGGACTGGTGACCCGGCGGGCGTATGCGGAGGCGCCGCCCCGCGTCGAGTACGAACTGACCGCTCTCGGACGTACGTTGCTGGGGCCGATCGAGTCGTTCGGAGCGTGGGGATTCGCGTACGGGGACGAGGTCATGGCGGCACAGGACCGGGCCGAGCGGCAACGGGCGGAGCAGGCCCCCTAG
- a CDS encoding serine hydrolase domain-containing protein: MNARTRTLLAAALVLGIAAGPVATTAFAAPSTHSATAATQEYGPDAAALRKAIAGLPNSDATAALVRVGGKGSWHGSAGVHDIVTNRKAQENARFRAGSTTKVVTSAVVLQLVAEGKLSLDDTVQEYLPDLLSADFQPITVRQLLTFTSGLQSGKSFGGSVEEEYPHRFETLTPEEVVASSVAKGPYRGEGEGPGKKQRYANIDYTVLGMLIEKITGDSYEHQAQVRVFDPVGMRHTSFPGGPDPRIHGPHNRGYQVMGGKLVDVTEWNMSDRWAAGDMISTTADLEKFLFALFGGEVVPSAQLEEMFTVPDIDGATMSAGLSRIELSEDEVVWAKTGGRPGYNTVIAGTRDLSRTLVYSVNSTDAKGEAMNPVAERVVRAAFSR, translated from the coding sequence ATGAACGCCAGGACCCGCACTCTGCTCGCCGCCGCTCTCGTCCTCGGCATCGCCGCCGGCCCCGTCGCCACGACCGCCTTCGCCGCGCCCTCGACGCATTCCGCGACCGCCGCCACCCAGGAGTACGGCCCCGACGCCGCGGCCCTGCGCAAGGCGATTGCGGGCCTGCCGAACAGCGATGCCACGGCCGCGCTCGTACGCGTCGGCGGCAAGGGGAGCTGGCACGGCAGCGCGGGCGTCCACGACATCGTGACGAACCGGAAGGCCCAGGAGAACGCCAGATTCCGGGCCGGGTCCACCACCAAGGTGGTCACCTCGGCGGTCGTGCTGCAGCTCGTCGCGGAGGGGAAGCTCAGCCTGGACGACACGGTGCAGGAGTATCTGCCGGATCTGCTGTCGGCCGACTTCCAGCCCATCACCGTACGGCAGTTGCTCACCTTCACCAGCGGGCTGCAGTCCGGGAAGTCCTTCGGCGGCAGCGTCGAGGAGGAGTACCCGCACCGCTTCGAGACGCTCACTCCCGAGGAGGTCGTGGCGTCCTCCGTGGCCAAGGGGCCCTACCGGGGTGAGGGCGAGGGTCCCGGCAAGAAGCAGCGGTACGCCAACATCGACTACACCGTGCTCGGCATGCTCATCGAGAAGATCACGGGCGACTCGTACGAACACCAGGCGCAGGTCCGCGTCTTCGACCCGGTCGGGATGCGGCACACGTCCTTCCCGGGCGGGCCCGACCCCCGCATTCACGGGCCGCACAACCGCGGATACCAGGTGATGGGCGGGAAGCTCGTCGATGTGACCGAGTGGAACATGTCGGACCGGTGGGCCGCGGGAGACATGATCTCGACCACGGCCGACCTGGAGAAGTTCCTGTTCGCGCTGTTCGGGGGCGAGGTGGTGCCGTCGGCGCAGCTGGAGGAGATGTTCACGGTGCCGGACATCGATGGGGCGACGATGAGTGCGGGGCTGTCCCGGATCGAGCTGAGCGAGGACGAGGTCGTGTGGGCCAAGACCGGGGGGCGGCCCGGGTACAACACGGTGATCGCGGGGACTCGGGACCTGTCCCGGACCCTGGTGTATTCGGTCAACTCGACCGACGCGAAGGGGGAGGCGATGAATCCGGTGGCGGAGCGGGTGGTGCGGGCTGCGTTCAGTCGTTGA